A single genomic interval of Tsukamurella paurometabola harbors:
- a CDS encoding methyltransferase family protein produces the protein MPTDLPLAALRPAVALVPWLLAAAAAIPADRPRRAGAALGALWNAVALLAVNAAAVRLGWWSFGTAAAPVTGSVWAGVPLDVVLGWAVLWGAVPVLLGSLVRPALTAVVLVAGDLLAMASLAPLVVLGPTWLWGEATAVALALAPGLLLGELTARRRAVRVRSWLQTVLFTAILAWCLPSVALAFAGRTWGAAWTAWPPPVLSLWVQAGVLFAIVAQRAVAEFAEHGGTPFPWDPPSRLVRTGPYAYLANPMQACAAAILLVEAAALREWRLAAGAVVAVAFAAGIAALHEDGELTGRFGPAWRGYRRAVPSWRPRLTPVDGDGPAALWVSATCPVCAPVGAWFAVRAPERLAIRAAEEHPAGLRRVRYTRPDGAGTASGLAAIGRALEHLGLGWAVVGWILRAPVLAPVLQVAVDALGGGPRRLPHDPSP, from the coding sequence GTGCCGACCGACCTCCCACTCGCAGCACTACGCCCCGCGGTGGCGCTCGTGCCGTGGCTGCTCGCCGCGGCCGCGGCGATTCCGGCGGACCGGCCCCGCCGCGCCGGGGCCGCGCTCGGGGCGCTGTGGAACGCGGTGGCCCTCCTCGCCGTCAACGCCGCCGCGGTGCGGCTCGGGTGGTGGTCCTTCGGCACCGCCGCGGCACCGGTCACCGGATCGGTGTGGGCGGGAGTCCCGCTCGACGTCGTGCTCGGGTGGGCGGTGCTGTGGGGCGCGGTCCCGGTCCTCCTCGGTTCCCTGGTGCGGCCCGCGCTCACCGCGGTCGTGCTCGTCGCCGGGGACCTGCTCGCGATGGCCTCGCTCGCGCCGCTCGTCGTGCTCGGGCCGACGTGGCTGTGGGGCGAGGCGACGGCCGTCGCGCTCGCCCTGGCGCCCGGGCTCCTGCTCGGCGAGCTCACGGCCCGCCGCCGCGCGGTCCGGGTGCGGTCGTGGCTGCAGACGGTGCTGTTCACCGCGATCCTCGCCTGGTGCCTGCCGTCGGTGGCGCTGGCGTTCGCCGGCCGCACCTGGGGCGCGGCATGGACCGCGTGGCCGCCGCCGGTGCTGTCGCTGTGGGTCCAGGCCGGGGTGCTGTTCGCGATCGTCGCGCAGCGCGCGGTCGCCGAGTTCGCCGAGCACGGCGGCACGCCGTTTCCGTGGGACCCACCGTCGCGCCTGGTCCGGACGGGTCCGTACGCCTATCTCGCGAATCCGATGCAGGCGTGCGCCGCCGCGATCCTGCTCGTCGAGGCGGCCGCCCTGCGCGAATGGCGCCTCGCCGCCGGCGCGGTTGTCGCGGTGGCCTTCGCGGCGGGCATCGCCGCGCTGCACGAGGACGGCGAACTCACCGGCCGGTTCGGTCCCGCGTGGCGCGGCTACCGCCGGGCCGTACCGTCGTGGCGGCCGCGACTCACGCCGGTCGACGGCGACGGCCCCGCCGCACTGTGGGTCTCGGCGACGTGCCCGGTGTGCGCGCCGGTGGGCGCGTGGTTCGCGGTCCGCGCACCGGAGCGGCTGGCGATCCGGGCGGCGGAGGAACACCCGGCCGGCCTGCGACGCGTCCGGTACACGCGCCCGGACGGTGCGGGCACGGCGTCGGGGCTCGCCGCGATCGGGCGCGCCCTCGAACACCTCGGCCTGGGCTGGGCGGTCGTCGGATGGATCCTCCGGGCCCCGGTCCTCGCGCCGGTCCTCCAGGTCGCGGTCGACGCCCTCGGAGGTGGCCCGCGCCGCCTGCCCCACGACCCGTCGCCGTAG
- a CDS encoding M23 family metallopeptidase, translated as MRTASRTALALIAVAVAGAAPARAAGDYDWPLDPRPAVARPFANPEKRWQQGHRGADLAAVPGQTVYAAGAGRVHHVGRVDDRVVVSVLHPNGLLTTYEPIDEPAVRAGDEVGVGSPLGRVASGHAGCPAAACLHWGLRRGAGHSAEYFNPLLLVGAAPVRLLPDAGPSG; from the coding sequence ATGCGCACCGCATCCCGAACCGCCCTGGCCCTGATCGCCGTCGCCGTGGCCGGCGCCGCACCCGCGCGCGCCGCGGGCGACTACGACTGGCCCCTGGACCCGCGGCCCGCGGTGGCACGGCCCTTCGCGAACCCCGAGAAGCGCTGGCAGCAGGGCCACCGCGGCGCCGACCTCGCCGCCGTCCCCGGGCAGACGGTCTACGCCGCGGGCGCGGGGCGGGTGCACCACGTCGGGCGGGTGGACGACCGGGTGGTCGTCTCCGTCCTGCACCCGAACGGGCTGCTCACCACCTATGAACCGATCGACGAGCCGGCCGTGCGGGCGGGCGACGAGGTCGGGGTCGGGTCGCCGCTCGGCCGCGTCGCGAGCGGCCACGCCGGCTGCCCTGCCGCGGCCTGTCTGCACTGGGGCCTGCGGCGCGGCGCGGGGCACTCCGCCGAGTACTTCAACCCGCTCCTGCTCGTGGGGGCCGCGCCGGTCCGCCTGCTTCCGGACGCGGGCCCGTCCGGGTGA
- the zwf gene encoding glucose-6-phosphate dehydrogenase, whose amino-acid sequence MTDASTPESTTDDAKAQRLQEAQTIAYPSGSTRRSRTAPQNDPTLVVLFGATGDLSRRKLLCGLGYLAVSGLAPDMRVIGTSLDDMTDDEFRAFAKQAIDELGARKLTAEQWERFAPKLSYVNTSAGPAALAEAVAAKEQELADADAQGDRERVRRLYYLSVPPKAATKVIATLNEAGLVERSRVIMEKPFGEDLESALALNDEVHKTFKENQIFRIDHFLGKEAAQNILAFRFANGLFEPIWNRNFIDHVQIDIPESLGLDARAAFYEPTGAYKDMVVTHLFQVMAFVAMEPPTALEPRAISEEKNKVFRSLEPIRPEDVIRGQYAGYRQEKGVDPESDTETFIALKARIDNWRWAGVPFYLRTGKKMAQGMRIISIAFKEAPKSMFPAGSGIGQQGPDHLTFDLADESKVSLSFYGKRPGPGMRLSKLSMQFSTEDTEQADDVLEAYERLILDAINGDHTLFTTAEGIESLWERSIPLLDDPPPVRSYEPGSWGPNSIHQLIAPNAWRLPFERNWRD is encoded by the coding sequence GTGACGGACGCGAGCACGCCAGAATCGACCACGGACGACGCGAAGGCACAACGGCTTCAGGAGGCACAGACGATCGCCTATCCCAGCGGCTCCACGCGGCGCTCCCGCACGGCCCCGCAGAACGATCCGACACTGGTGGTGCTGTTCGGCGCCACCGGCGATCTCTCGCGGCGAAAGCTGCTGTGCGGCCTCGGTTACCTCGCCGTGTCCGGCCTGGCCCCGGACATGCGGGTCATCGGGACCAGCCTCGACGACATGACCGACGACGAGTTCCGCGCCTTCGCCAAGCAGGCGATCGACGAGCTCGGCGCGCGCAAGCTCACCGCCGAGCAGTGGGAGCGGTTCGCACCCAAGCTGTCCTACGTCAACACGTCGGCCGGCCCCGCGGCGCTGGCCGAGGCGGTCGCGGCCAAGGAACAGGAGCTCGCCGACGCCGACGCGCAGGGCGACCGCGAGCGGGTGCGCCGCCTGTACTACCTCAGTGTGCCGCCGAAGGCCGCGACCAAGGTGATCGCGACGCTCAACGAGGCGGGCCTCGTCGAGCGCTCGCGGGTCATCATGGAGAAGCCCTTCGGCGAGGATCTCGAGTCGGCGCTGGCCCTCAACGACGAGGTGCACAAGACCTTCAAAGAGAACCAGATCTTCCGCATCGACCACTTCCTCGGCAAGGAGGCGGCCCAGAACATCCTGGCCTTCCGCTTCGCGAACGGCCTGTTCGAGCCGATCTGGAACCGCAACTTCATCGACCACGTGCAGATCGACATCCCCGAGTCGCTGGGGCTCGACGCGCGCGCCGCGTTCTACGAGCCCACCGGCGCGTACAAGGACATGGTGGTCACGCACCTGTTCCAGGTGATGGCCTTCGTCGCGATGGAGCCGCCGACGGCGCTGGAGCCGCGGGCGATCTCCGAGGAGAAGAACAAGGTCTTCCGGTCGCTGGAGCCGATCCGCCCCGAGGACGTGATCCGCGGCCAGTACGCGGGGTACCGCCAGGAGAAGGGCGTCGACCCCGAGTCCGACACGGAGACCTTCATCGCGCTCAAGGCGCGCATCGACAACTGGCGCTGGGCCGGCGTGCCCTTCTACCTGCGCACGGGCAAGAAGATGGCGCAGGGCATGCGGATCATCTCGATCGCCTTCAAGGAGGCGCCGAAGTCGATGTTCCCGGCCGGGTCGGGCATCGGCCAGCAGGGGCCCGACCACCTCACCTTCGACCTCGCCGACGAGTCCAAGGTCTCACTCTCCTTCTACGGCAAGCGGCCCGGCCCGGGCATGCGGCTGTCGAAGCTGTCGATGCAGTTCTCCACCGAGGACACCGAGCAGGCCGACGACGTGCTGGAGGCCTACGAGCGCCTGATCCTCGACGCGATCAACGGCGACCACACGCTGTTCACCACCGCCGAGGGCATCGAATCGCTGTGGGAGCGGTCGATCCCGCTGCTCGACGATCCGCCGCCGGTCCGCTCGTACGAGCCGGGTTCGTGGGGCCCGAACTCGATCCACCAGCTCATCGCCCCGAACGCCTGGCGCCTGCCCTTCGAGCGCAACTGGCGCGACTAG
- a CDS encoding tyrosine recombinase XerC, with protein sequence MSEALAEYETYLRLERGRSEHTVRAYLTDLRALLAFAEERGVAADRLDLATLRAWLGERAASGAARTTLARQASAARAYTAWAARRGDLDADPGVRLKAPRAHRTLPAVLSSDDAGQALRNAASGAAEGDPIAVRDLAIAELLYATGIRVSELCGLDLGSVDHGRRVLTVIGKGNKERTVPFGAPAAAALRRWLDEARPALVTERSGHALFLGARGGRLDPRQARTVVHQVTGSVPGGREVAPHGLRHTAATHLLDGGADLRVVQELLGHSSLATTQLYTHVSVARLRAAHEQAHPRA encoded by the coding sequence ATGAGCGAGGCGCTGGCGGAGTACGAGACGTACCTGCGGCTCGAGCGCGGCCGCAGCGAGCACACGGTGCGCGCGTACCTCACCGATCTGCGGGCGCTGCTCGCGTTCGCGGAGGAGCGGGGTGTCGCCGCGGACCGCCTGGACCTGGCGACGCTGCGGGCCTGGCTGGGGGAGCGCGCCGCATCGGGCGCCGCGCGGACCACCCTCGCGCGGCAGGCCTCCGCCGCCCGCGCCTACACCGCGTGGGCCGCGCGCCGCGGCGACCTGGACGCCGATCCCGGCGTGCGGCTCAAGGCGCCGCGCGCGCACCGCACCCTTCCCGCGGTCCTCTCGTCCGACGATGCCGGGCAGGCCCTGCGCAACGCCGCCTCCGGTGCGGCGGAGGGCGATCCGATCGCGGTGCGCGACCTCGCGATCGCCGAACTCCTCTACGCCACCGGGATCCGCGTGAGCGAACTGTGCGGCCTCGACCTGGGGTCCGTCGACCACGGCCGGCGCGTGCTCACCGTGATCGGCAAGGGGAACAAGGAGCGGACGGTACCGTTCGGCGCGCCCGCCGCCGCGGCCCTGCGGCGCTGGCTCGACGAGGCCCGGCCCGCGCTGGTGACCGAGCGTTCCGGCCACGCCCTCTTCCTCGGGGCGCGCGGGGGCCGGCTCGACCCGCGGCAGGCGCGGACCGTCGTGCACCAGGTCACCGGGTCGGTGCCGGGCGGGCGCGAGGTGGCGCCGCACGGCCTCCGGCACACCGCCGCCACCCATCTGCTCGACGGTGGCGCGGACCTGCGCGTCGTGCAGGAGCTCCTCGGGCACTCGTCGCTGGCGACGACGCAGCTCTACACGCACGTCTCGGTCGCGCGGCTGCGGGCCGCGCACGAGCAGGCGCACCCCCGCGCGTGA
- a CDS encoding MFS transporter gives MTETGTAASPATGPDRRTQILTGSVGHLVEYFDWSAYSFLAIYFSRQFFPGDAESVVPLLATFTVFAVGFLARPVGGVLMGRMADRYGRRPTLAVGVAMMGLGSLLIGVAPTYAQVGVLAPVILVVARLIQGLSTGGELSTATAFLVESAPADRRGAYGSIVNVGSSLGKVLCLLAITVLVGAVGADAMADWAWRVPFLAGAVLAVVAWWIRRSAAETLPTGGAPVAANPYRELLRDHRADVARAFVLASTTAAVFYAWSTFVPTWAILTEGLDKQSAVTISAIAFVGYGLVQIPLGLLSDRIGRKPMMYAFLVTGAVATVPLFLALSDDFLTVLAVQCAGMGITALMMASLGTALAEMFPARIRVLATGSAFALATATFGGTIPAIGTALHERGLDLAFPIYLVVLHLVALPVVLRCRETAHTPLPD, from the coding sequence GACGGGACCGGACCGGCGCACCCAGATCCTCACCGGGTCGGTGGGGCACCTCGTCGAGTACTTCGACTGGAGTGCCTACTCCTTCCTCGCGATCTACTTCTCGCGCCAGTTCTTCCCGGGCGACGCCGAGTCGGTGGTACCGCTGCTCGCGACGTTCACGGTGTTCGCCGTCGGCTTCCTCGCCCGGCCGGTCGGCGGCGTGCTCATGGGCCGGATGGCCGACCGGTACGGGCGTCGCCCGACGCTCGCCGTCGGCGTGGCGATGATGGGGCTCGGCAGCCTTCTCATCGGCGTCGCGCCGACGTACGCGCAGGTGGGCGTCCTCGCCCCGGTGATCCTGGTGGTCGCGCGGCTGATCCAGGGGCTGTCGACCGGCGGCGAGCTGTCCACCGCGACGGCCTTCCTCGTCGAATCGGCGCCGGCGGACCGTCGGGGCGCGTACGGGAGCATCGTCAACGTGGGCTCCAGCCTCGGCAAGGTGCTGTGCCTCCTGGCGATCACGGTGCTGGTGGGGGCCGTGGGCGCGGACGCGATGGCCGACTGGGCCTGGCGCGTCCCGTTCCTCGCCGGCGCGGTCCTGGCGGTCGTCGCCTGGTGGATCCGCCGCAGCGCCGCGGAGACCCTGCCCACCGGCGGGGCGCCCGTGGCGGCGAACCCGTACCGCGAGCTCCTCCGCGATCACCGCGCCGACGTCGCGCGCGCCTTCGTGCTCGCCTCGACCACCGCCGCGGTCTTCTACGCCTGGAGCACGTTCGTGCCCACCTGGGCGATCCTCACCGAGGGCCTGGACAAGCAGAGCGCCGTGACCATCTCCGCGATCGCCTTCGTCGGGTACGGGCTCGTGCAGATCCCGCTGGGCCTGCTCTCGGACCGCATCGGCCGCAAGCCGATGATGTACGCCTTCCTGGTGACCGGCGCCGTGGCCACGGTCCCGCTGTTCCTCGCCCTCTCCGACGACTTCCTCACGGTGCTCGCCGTGCAGTGCGCCGGCATGGGGATCACCGCCCTCATGATGGCGAGCCTCGGCACCGCCCTCGCCGAGATGTTCCCGGCACGGATCCGCGTACTCGCCACCGGTTCGGCCTTCGCCCTCGCGACCGCGACCTTCGGTGGGACCATCCCCGCGATCGGCACCGCGCTGCACGAGCGCGGCCTCGACCTCGCGTTCCCGATCTACCTGGTGGTGCTGCACCTCGTCGCGCTGCCGGTGGTCCTCCGCTGCCGCGAGACCGCGCACACCCCGCTTCCGGATTGA